One stretch of Roseimicrobium sp. ORNL1 DNA includes these proteins:
- a CDS encoding LptF/LptG family permease, with translation MVFLKSVRDSLMHLLGVVWRWLRRSPYAGPGALLLAFAVMLLCQLSGYHEAFMPPEPDPNELPKNWEAPPTPIYFFLYMLAYMRLFVLVGGLAYHVYIIRAWPNVQKMIRPTWVAAIYLAVWAIASQSYAFFESVYLNTTGEVISVPAFVIQVLLLVGLLLSPPFMLMYYARSTIMERYTMRSFLQPLLFCLIAFCTLWVVMDLLDNMSDFQENNIERSAIAMFYIKMIPFIYVTVAPISLLLATVYVLGRMSRTNELISMLGTGKSLGQVLRPIYVAGCYAAFLGMAANYHWAPVSAGNKEQLLQNAKDRISQHYLLMGLVYRNQEAGRSWFVGTVPTDLMRDKMRRIEIRQEDSTGKLEKAWFAKSAAWRRDDGVWMLYNGVEITYKDGKVASIQKFDFDGTGYPKKDLTGMQETPWVLMSGSLSPNYLGVPDLISYIRANASYGSKKLASFWAHLFYRFALPWQCLVVVMFSAPLAVVFSRRGLVGGIANAVLLFFVLMFLDNLFLNLGRSGRIPPFFAVWFPHLILGALGVWLFRLRSQNKELPRISFRWIRELILTVSQSTRDRSSVKPA, from the coding sequence ATGGTTTTCCTCAAGTCTGTCCGCGACTCGCTGATGCATCTGCTGGGTGTGGTCTGGCGCTGGCTGCGTCGCTCACCCTATGCCGGTCCCGGTGCCCTGCTGCTGGCCTTTGCAGTGATGCTGCTGTGCCAGCTTTCCGGTTACCACGAGGCGTTCATGCCGCCGGAGCCGGATCCCAATGAGCTTCCAAAGAACTGGGAGGCTCCACCCACGCCCATTTATTTCTTCCTGTACATGCTGGCGTACATGCGCCTCTTCGTACTCGTCGGCGGGCTGGCGTACCATGTGTACATCATCCGGGCCTGGCCGAATGTGCAGAAGATGATCCGCCCCACATGGGTGGCGGCCATTTACCTCGCCGTCTGGGCCATTGCCAGCCAGAGCTACGCATTCTTTGAGTCCGTGTACCTGAACACGACCGGGGAGGTCATTTCGGTGCCGGCGTTCGTCATCCAGGTCCTGCTGTTGGTGGGGCTGCTGCTGTCCCCGCCGTTCATGCTCATGTACTACGCACGGAGCACGATCATGGAGCGGTACACCATGCGCTCCTTCCTGCAGCCGCTGTTGTTCTGCCTCATCGCCTTCTGCACGCTCTGGGTCGTCATGGACCTGCTGGACAACATGTCCGACTTCCAGGAGAACAACATCGAGAGAAGCGCCATCGCGATGTTCTACATCAAGATGATCCCCTTCATCTATGTGACTGTGGCGCCCATCTCCCTGCTGCTGGCCACGGTGTATGTCCTGGGGAGGATGTCCCGCACGAATGAACTCATTTCCATGCTCGGTACCGGCAAGAGCCTTGGCCAGGTACTCCGTCCCATCTACGTCGCGGGATGCTACGCCGCTTTCCTCGGCATGGCGGCGAACTACCACTGGGCGCCCGTGTCTGCCGGCAACAAGGAGCAACTCCTGCAGAATGCCAAGGACCGCATCAGCCAGCACTACCTCCTCATGGGTCTGGTGTACCGCAATCAGGAGGCGGGAAGAAGCTGGTTCGTGGGCACGGTCCCTACCGATTTGATGCGGGACAAGATGCGTCGCATTGAGATCCGGCAGGAGGACTCGACCGGAAAACTGGAAAAGGCGTGGTTTGCCAAGAGCGCCGCCTGGCGGCGGGATGACGGCGTCTGGATGCTGTATAACGGCGTGGAAATCACGTACAAGGACGGCAAGGTCGCTTCGATTCAAAAATTCGACTTCGATGGTACCGGTTATCCGAAAAAGGATCTGACCGGCATGCAGGAGACGCCATGGGTGCTCATGAGTGGCTCCCTCTCGCCGAATTATCTCGGCGTGCCGGATCTCATCTCCTACATCCGGGCGAATGCCTCCTACGGCAGCAAGAAACTGGCCTCGTTCTGGGCACACCTGTTCTACCGCTTTGCTCTTCCGTGGCAGTGCCTCGTGGTGGTCATGTTCTCCGCACCGCTGGCCGTCGTGTTCTCACGCCGTGGCCTCGTGGGGGGTATTGCCAATGCTGTCCTTCTGTTCTTCGTGCTCATGTTCCTGGACAACCTGTTCTTGAATCTGGGACGCAGCGGACGCATTCCGCCCTTCTTTGCCGTGTGGTTCCCGCACCTCATTCTCGGCGCACTCGGCGTCTGGCTCTTCCGTCTGCGTTCGCAGAACAAGGAACTGCCGCGCATCTCGTTCCGGTGGATTCGCGAACTCATTCTCACGGTGTCGCAGTCCACCCGGGATCGTTCCTCGGTGAAGCCTGCCTGA
- a CDS encoding FAD:protein FMN transferase, producing MGSVFRIELYAEDAAGAAKAVEAAFQRVEELNQIASDYLPESELSRLNKAPANTPIKVSEDLFALIARSVEISAQTEGAFDITATYAIQHWRRARRQKKLPTEEQVQKAIAMTDWRAIQLDEKTRTVTKLKEGLLLDLGGIGKGFAADASLAVLKQHGITRALVAGSGDVAAGDAPPGKEGWDVALRTFEAPEEKDQLTHVTLKNCGCSTSGDLHQYLELDGKRFSHIVDPKTGLGLTDRIACTVISPDATISDGLATALCVLGVEKGLSVAEKAQGTVARFVWLDENNERHTRESSGFQAFVQTNSPQRNGD from the coding sequence ATGGGTTCGGTGTTTCGCATCGAGTTGTATGCGGAGGACGCGGCCGGGGCAGCGAAGGCGGTGGAGGCGGCGTTCCAGCGCGTTGAGGAGCTCAATCAAATTGCCTCGGACTACCTTCCCGAGAGTGAGCTGAGCCGCCTGAACAAGGCGCCGGCGAATACGCCCATCAAGGTGAGTGAAGACCTCTTCGCTCTGATCGCTCGCTCGGTGGAGATTTCTGCGCAAACGGAGGGGGCCTTCGACATCACCGCGACGTATGCGATTCAGCACTGGAGGCGCGCACGCCGGCAGAAGAAACTGCCCACCGAGGAACAGGTGCAAAAGGCCATCGCCATGACCGACTGGCGCGCGATCCAGCTCGACGAGAAAACGCGCACGGTGACAAAGCTGAAGGAGGGGCTGCTGCTCGACCTCGGCGGTATTGGCAAGGGCTTCGCTGCAGATGCCTCCTTAGCCGTTTTAAAACAGCATGGCATCACGCGAGCGCTCGTCGCAGGCAGCGGTGATGTGGCGGCGGGAGATGCACCTCCTGGCAAAGAAGGCTGGGACGTGGCGCTACGCACCTTCGAAGCTCCGGAGGAGAAGGATCAACTCACGCACGTGACCCTGAAAAACTGCGGCTGCTCCACTTCGGGAGATCTTCACCAGTATCTGGAACTGGATGGCAAGCGGTTCTCCCACATTGTGGACCCCAAGACGGGACTGGGACTCACGGACCGCATCGCGTGCACGGTCATCTCACCGGACGCAACGATCAGCGATGGACTGGCCACTGCGTTGTGCGTGCTGGGCGTGGAAAAGGGGCTCAGCGTGGCGGAGAAGGCCCAAGGCACGGTGGCGCGGTTTGTCTGGCTGGACGAGAACAATGAGCGGCACACACGGGAGTCATCCGGGTTTCAGGCGTTCGTGCAGACAAATAGTCCGCAAAGAAACGGCGACTGA
- a CDS encoding adenylate/guanylate cyclase domain-containing protein: protein MELRAIMFVDMVDSTGLKHRESSETALLLTKALFEQVKHATRKHGCLFVKFTGDGAMVTFAGDNAGCFAAVQAACELVRSIDEYNLQFNHPSRAREGAYVNIRVRIGVAFGRCDLIEDHSGDVVGLPADLASRLCREADVNRILLDRETMTRSGMDLSDFDSLARRRLTLKGIPLPGGQEQEQFFHVKVDRLVQAPLEEDFPGGMVAVYTNRNEMRKDFSLSRLFDRAVVGSEILVVGRTLVGWSQMSSHDLDLIRTKNLRIKLLVSSLEACKFLAGAEVTTIAADKAATLPAFQRLTTTLPSVDFHEMDILIPDGFTCAEVTAGGASKSVVLRDINSGAKTDKITMLFACICDRDRSRQSRCITCGMRERGRRLAESPRGSAARV from the coding sequence ATGGAATTGCGTGCCATCATGTTCGTCGACATGGTGGACTCCACCGGTCTGAAGCACCGGGAGTCCTCCGAAACTGCCCTGCTGCTGACCAAGGCGCTGTTCGAACAGGTGAAGCACGCCACCAGGAAGCATGGCTGTCTCTTCGTGAAATTCACCGGGGACGGGGCGATGGTCACCTTTGCCGGGGACAATGCCGGCTGCTTCGCGGCCGTCCAGGCGGCGTGTGAGTTGGTGCGCAGCATTGACGAGTACAATCTCCAGTTCAATCACCCCAGCCGCGCGCGTGAAGGAGCCTATGTGAACATCCGCGTGCGCATCGGCGTTGCCTTTGGTCGCTGCGACCTCATTGAAGACCACAGCGGCGACGTCGTGGGCCTGCCCGCCGACCTCGCCTCCCGCCTCTGCCGTGAGGCGGATGTCAATCGCATCCTGCTGGACCGCGAAACGATGACGCGCTCTGGGATGGACCTTTCAGATTTTGATTCGCTGGCGAGACGCCGGCTGACGCTCAAGGGCATCCCGCTTCCCGGTGGGCAGGAGCAGGAGCAGTTCTTCCACGTGAAGGTCGATCGCCTGGTGCAGGCCCCACTGGAGGAGGACTTCCCCGGCGGCATGGTCGCGGTCTACACGAATCGCAATGAAATGCGCAAGGACTTCAGCCTTTCCCGCCTCTTTGACCGCGCCGTGGTTGGGTCTGAGATTCTGGTGGTGGGCCGTACCCTCGTGGGCTGGTCCCAGATGAGCTCGCACGATCTCGACCTCATCCGCACGAAGAACCTGCGCATCAAGCTGCTCGTGAGTTCGCTGGAGGCGTGCAAGTTCCTGGCGGGTGCGGAGGTCACCACCATTGCCGCGGACAAGGCGGCCACGTTGCCTGCGTTCCAACGGCTCACGACGACGCTGCCCTCGGTGGATTTCCACGAAATGGACATCCTGATTCCAGACGGGTTCACTTGTGCGGAGGTCACGGCTGGTGGCGCCTCGAAGTCGGTGGTGCTGCGCGACATCAACTCCGGCGCGAAAACGGACAAGATCACCATGCTCTTCGCCTGCATCTGCGATCGTGATCGCAGCCGCCAGAGCCGCTGCATCACCTGCGGCATGCGCGAGCGTGGGAGAAGATTGGCGGAGAGTCCACGGGGCAGCGCCGCGCGGGTGTAA
- a CDS encoding alpha/beta fold hydrolase translates to MEKLPSLLRPILLGLMAVSLVGCNAYSTKRERAPRVKTDGLGSALLQRAIKTPSKTPEEQIGRFLNAASFSADLLAKNPNDEQARKDYNFAVARVFEVIHDNHLQPWKKPIVAPGATEDWKLVLKTDGKHDPGMFRVLPADRFEFRGRLVTERTVKQGIGAPMITANQGFDFTKIDPFVMGKTSYYGVTVLINFNGHDCTMVYYDPLSVEDVKFEGHTMPLAADFTAPIAFALAELRPRRTELQRMFRPDRFAGTSRLARLQPWDDKKIPILCIHGLGDSQATWAPMIESLRGDRVIRQNYQFWFFSYPTGFPYPIMAAELRKALDKMHETYPNRKEFVVIGHSMGGMIARLLITDSGMKVWNVYFDVPPEKVPVSDAGRKILTNTLIFNHRPEVSRVIFASASLGGADMAESFFGRMGRKIIGTISTAFGDKEDTQAAVGSALPSANGSPLARMPTAIDALVPGNRFLTAINSIPPVKGVPYHSIIGDRGRGGNKDHTPPVSTDGVVPYWSSHIEGAQSEIIVPSGHWSNQHPAAIAEIRRILYLHIGKKLPAEEVAKAQTAKAE, encoded by the coding sequence ATGGAGAAGCTCCCTTCCCTCCTCCGTCCCATCTTGCTCGGGCTCATGGCCGTGAGCCTCGTGGGCTGCAACGCCTACTCCACCAAGCGTGAGAGGGCACCCCGGGTCAAAACTGACGGTCTTGGCAGTGCATTGCTCCAGCGAGCCATCAAGACCCCGTCGAAGACACCGGAAGAGCAAATCGGGCGATTCCTGAATGCCGCCTCCTTCTCCGCCGACCTGCTGGCAAAGAACCCGAACGATGAGCAGGCCCGGAAAGACTACAACTTCGCTGTCGCGCGCGTCTTCGAAGTCATCCACGACAACCACCTCCAGCCCTGGAAGAAGCCCATCGTGGCTCCTGGAGCCACGGAAGACTGGAAGCTCGTCCTGAAGACGGACGGCAAGCACGACCCCGGCATGTTCCGCGTGCTGCCTGCAGACCGTTTTGAGTTCCGGGGGAGGCTGGTGACGGAGCGCACGGTGAAGCAAGGCATCGGCGCCCCGATGATTACGGCGAACCAGGGATTCGACTTTACCAAGATCGACCCGTTCGTGATGGGCAAAACGTCCTACTACGGCGTCACGGTGCTCATCAATTTCAACGGGCACGACTGTACCATGGTGTATTATGATCCCCTGTCCGTGGAGGATGTGAAGTTCGAGGGGCACACCATGCCTCTCGCGGCTGACTTCACCGCGCCCATTGCCTTCGCGCTCGCCGAGCTCAGGCCGCGCCGGACCGAGCTCCAGCGCATGTTCCGGCCGGACAGGTTCGCCGGCACCAGCCGCCTCGCCCGCCTGCAGCCTTGGGATGACAAGAAGATCCCCATCCTGTGCATCCATGGCCTGGGTGACTCCCAGGCCACCTGGGCGCCCATGATCGAGAGCCTGCGTGGCGACCGGGTCATCCGGCAGAACTACCAGTTCTGGTTCTTCAGCTATCCCACAGGATTCCCCTACCCGATCATGGCCGCCGAGTTGCGCAAGGCGCTCGACAAAATGCACGAGACCTATCCCAACCGGAAGGAGTTCGTGGTCATCGGTCACAGCATGGGCGGCATGATTGCACGCCTGCTCATCACCGACAGTGGCATGAAAGTTTGGAATGTGTATTTCGACGTCCCGCCGGAAAAGGTTCCCGTCTCGGATGCCGGTCGCAAAATCCTGACCAACACGCTCATCTTCAACCACCGTCCCGAAGTTTCCCGTGTCATCTTCGCCTCGGCATCCCTGGGCGGTGCTGACATGGCGGAGAGCTTCTTCGGCAGAATGGGCCGCAAGATCATCGGCACCATCTCCACCGCGTTTGGAGACAAGGAGGATACCCAGGCAGCCGTGGGTAGTGCCCTGCCCAGTGCGAATGGCAGCCCGCTCGCGAGGATGCCCACCGCCATCGATGCCCTCGTGCCCGGCAATCGTTTCCTGACGGCCATCAACAGCATCCCGCCGGTAAAGGGTGTCCCCTACCACTCGATCATCGGAGATCGCGGCAGGGGCGGAAACAAGGACCACACGCCTCCCGTGAGCACGGATGGTGTGGTGCCCTACTGGAGCAGCCACATCGAGGGAGCCCAGAGCGAAATCATCGTGCCCAGCGGTCACTGGTCCAACCAGCATCCCGCAGCCATCGCGGAAATCCGCCGCATCTTGTATCTTCACATCGGCAAGAAGCTTCCTGCTGAGGAAGTGGCGAAGGCGCAGACCGCGAAGGCGGAGTAG
- a CDS encoding adenylate/guanylate cyclase domain-containing protein: protein MGAFLRSLAGENTFELDDFNLVGRGEEATIRLGDSGVSRQHATIRREGVHYWLVDLGSANGSYVNDVALTTARVLRDGDRLQFGSASFLFDQSESGVSNHDTTMVGMKTQVLRRAPVPMKTAQATLLVGDLKGFTQLGAQLSAEQLADVLREWYADCNAIMKRGGAMIDKFIGDCVFAYWPGIEPDIRSRAVEAARQLRQTEIDATSPTRKMLRETRNIVLDCRIGLHLGEVAFGAMGKGINTALGDAVNLAFRIEGLTRQTNKSVLVSAAFLNGWDAGASQFESCGPQEVKGHPDKVEVFALKE from the coding sequence ATGGGAGCCTTTCTCAGATCACTGGCAGGAGAGAACACATTCGAGTTGGACGATTTCAACCTCGTGGGTCGTGGCGAAGAAGCTACGATCCGCTTGGGCGATTCCGGGGTGTCCCGGCAGCACGCCACCATCCGCAGGGAGGGTGTGCATTACTGGCTGGTTGATCTGGGCAGTGCCAACGGCAGCTATGTGAATGACGTGGCCCTCACCACCGCCCGCGTGCTGCGGGACGGCGATCGTCTGCAGTTCGGCAGTGCCAGTTTTCTCTTCGACCAGAGCGAAAGCGGGGTTTCCAACCATGACACCACCATGGTGGGCATGAAGACCCAGGTGCTGCGCCGCGCCCCCGTGCCGATGAAAACGGCCCAGGCCACACTGCTGGTGGGGGACTTGAAGGGATTCACCCAGCTCGGCGCCCAGCTCAGCGCGGAACAGCTCGCCGACGTGCTCCGCGAATGGTACGCCGACTGCAACGCCATCATGAAGCGCGGTGGCGCCATGATTGACAAGTTCATCGGCGACTGCGTCTTTGCCTACTGGCCGGGGATTGAGCCGGACATTCGCTCCCGCGCCGTGGAGGCGGCCAGGCAACTCCGCCAGACGGAGATCGATGCCACCTCTCCCACCCGCAAGATGCTGCGTGAGACGAGGAACATCGTGCTCGACTGCCGCATCGGCCTGCACCTCGGTGAAGTGGCCTTTGGTGCGATGGGGAAGGGCATTAACACTGCCCTCGGGGATGCCGTGAATCTCGCCTTCCGCATTGAAGGCCTGACCCGCCAGACGAACAAGTCGGTGCTCGTGAGCGCCGCTTTCCTCAACGGCTGGGACGCAGGGGCTTCGCAATTCGAGTCGTGCGGGCCACAAGAGGTCAAGGGGCACCCGGACAAGGTGGAAGTCTTCGCACTGAAGGAGTGA
- a CDS encoding Gfo/Idh/MocA family oxidoreductase, producing MNPPIPSHSQSPLTRRHFLTRSGLALSPLAFPFVLKGAAGDAKNEDTLKIGLVGCGGRGTGAAQQALSADYNTSLHAVADVFQDKAELAIKQLADKFANRVDVPKDRQFIGLDAYKQLLAICDVVILASPPGFRPHHLQAAVDAGKHIFCEKPMAVDAAGYRVALEAVRKAKEKKLSVVAGYCWRRSASRVEAMKRLHDGELGELSSIFSNYYTGPVKPMQEDSARKPEWSDVEWQIRNWYNFSWLSGDGLVEQAIHSVDKVCWAMKDTAPISCVATGGRQLPNAGGNIYDHFHVAYEWPGNIIAHLGCRQIKGCYNENADYIRGSKSTLIIGKGPQPYIDGEQRWRYRGEEKNMYQVEHDELFAAIRKGEVVNDGDWMLHSTMVGIMGRMAAYTGKKITWEEAIKSEEDLAPEEALKWGDKFQPTPMPRPGLPA from the coding sequence ATGAATCCGCCCATCCCTTCTCATTCCCAGTCTCCGCTGACCCGCCGCCATTTCCTCACCCGCAGTGGCCTGGCTCTCTCTCCCCTCGCCTTCCCCTTCGTGCTGAAGGGCGCTGCGGGAGATGCCAAGAATGAGGACACGCTGAAGATTGGCCTCGTGGGCTGCGGCGGTCGTGGCACGGGCGCGGCGCAGCAGGCTCTCTCGGCGGACTACAACACCTCGCTGCATGCCGTGGCGGATGTGTTCCAGGACAAGGCCGAGCTCGCCATCAAGCAGCTCGCGGACAAGTTCGCCAATCGCGTGGACGTGCCGAAGGACCGCCAGTTCATCGGTCTGGACGCGTACAAGCAGCTCCTCGCCATCTGCGACGTCGTCATTCTCGCCAGCCCTCCCGGGTTCCGCCCGCACCACCTGCAGGCGGCTGTCGATGCCGGAAAGCACATCTTCTGTGAGAAGCCCATGGCCGTGGATGCGGCGGGCTACCGCGTGGCCCTTGAGGCCGTGCGCAAGGCGAAGGAGAAGAAGCTCAGCGTCGTGGCCGGCTATTGCTGGCGCCGCAGCGCCTCGCGCGTGGAGGCCATGAAGCGCCTGCATGATGGCGAGCTCGGCGAACTCAGCAGCATCTTCTCCAACTACTACACCGGCCCGGTGAAGCCCATGCAGGAAGACTCCGCCCGCAAGCCGGAGTGGAGCGATGTGGAGTGGCAGATCCGCAACTGGTATAACTTCTCCTGGCTCTCCGGTGACGGTCTCGTGGAGCAGGCCATCCACAGCGTGGACAAGGTCTGCTGGGCCATGAAGGATACCGCTCCCATTTCCTGCGTGGCCACCGGTGGCCGCCAGCTTCCCAATGCCGGGGGCAACATCTACGACCACTTCCACGTGGCCTATGAATGGCCAGGCAACATCATCGCCCACCTCGGCTGCCGTCAGATCAAAGGCTGCTACAACGAGAACGCGGACTACATTCGTGGCTCCAAGAGCACCCTCATCATCGGCAAGGGACCCCAACCGTATATCGATGGCGAGCAGCGCTGGCGCTATCGCGGTGAAGAGAAGAACATGTACCAGGTGGAGCACGACGAACTCTTCGCCGCCATCCGCAAGGGTGAAGTGGTGAATGACGGCGACTGGATGCTGCACAGCACCATGGTGGGCATCATGGGCCGCATGGCCGCCTACACGGGCAAGAAGATCACCTGGGAAGAGGCCATCAAGAGTGAAGAAGACCTTGCTCCTGAGGAGGCCCTGAAGTGGGGGGACAAGTTCCAGCCCACTCCCATGCCCAGGCCTGGTTTGCCTGCGTAG
- a CDS encoding SUMF1/EgtB/PvdO family nonheme iron enzyme encodes MRLTHLLTLTTLNVALCSGAAAKIEKPDFNKHIKPILEAACVHCHSEKSDKGGLKLTTLEEALKGGDNGTALVPGDPAKSPLFTTTTLAEDADEVMPPKKEGLLSKEQQELLKLWIQQGANWPKDVKLTNTVRVNFEKHIQPILEENCVSCHNAEKAKGDFNMATRQDAFTTGEKSPSIIPFDAEKSGLFALTALEADDDDLMPPKKSGGPLKKEQSDLLRSWIEQGAVWPEKITLKAKEKKGPVSNNPDNLALVQKIHAFIVQTSKEQAEADMKSYDSKVPKTEKPYSMVAIKGGEFLMGSPATEANRKDDEGPQVKVKVKPFWMGKYEVTWDEYLPFMITDVGRNKDGSKQKFNPEDAITEITSQPTTPYTEMSFGMGTDGYPAISMTQHAANKYCQWLSAQTGHFYRLPTEEEWEYAARAGTTTAYYWGDDASKAKDHEWYYDNAPNFQYAKVGQKGPNPWGLHDILGNVAEWTIDQYQPDYYKNLAALGDKATGYFVPSTKPYPHTARGGSFDDDPDKLRAAFRRASHPDWKQQDPQLPKSIWYLTDAKFLGFRLVRPLEIPTAEEMYKYWNNGVEKE; translated from the coding sequence ATGCGTCTCACCCACCTGCTCACCCTGACCACCCTTAACGTTGCGCTCTGTTCGGGCGCGGCGGCCAAGATTGAAAAGCCGGACTTCAACAAGCACATCAAGCCCATCCTTGAGGCGGCCTGTGTGCACTGCCACTCGGAGAAGTCCGACAAGGGCGGCCTGAAGCTCACCACGCTGGAAGAGGCGCTCAAGGGTGGCGACAACGGCACGGCCCTCGTTCCCGGGGATCCGGCCAAGAGCCCGCTCTTCACCACGACCACGCTGGCAGAAGATGCCGATGAGGTGATGCCACCCAAGAAGGAAGGTCTTCTCTCCAAGGAGCAGCAGGAGCTCCTCAAGCTCTGGATCCAGCAGGGTGCCAACTGGCCGAAGGATGTGAAGCTGACAAACACGGTGCGCGTGAACTTCGAGAAGCACATCCAGCCCATCCTCGAAGAGAACTGCGTGAGCTGCCACAACGCGGAGAAGGCCAAGGGTGATTTCAACATGGCCACGAGGCAGGACGCCTTCACCACCGGTGAGAAGTCCCCCAGCATCATCCCCTTTGATGCAGAAAAGTCCGGACTCTTCGCGCTCACCGCATTGGAAGCGGACGATGACGACCTCATGCCGCCGAAGAAGAGCGGTGGTCCCTTGAAGAAGGAGCAGAGCGACTTGCTGCGCTCCTGGATTGAGCAGGGCGCCGTGTGGCCGGAGAAAATCACCCTGAAGGCCAAGGAGAAGAAGGGCCCCGTTTCCAACAATCCGGACAATCTGGCGCTGGTGCAGAAGATTCACGCCTTCATCGTGCAGACCTCGAAGGAACAGGCCGAGGCCGACATGAAGAGCTACGACAGCAAGGTCCCCAAGACCGAGAAGCCCTACAGCATGGTAGCCATCAAGGGTGGTGAGTTCCTCATGGGCAGCCCCGCCACCGAGGCCAACCGCAAGGACGACGAAGGCCCCCAGGTGAAGGTGAAAGTGAAGCCCTTCTGGATGGGCAAGTACGAGGTCACGTGGGACGAGTACCTTCCCTTCATGATCACGGACGTGGGCCGCAACAAGGATGGCTCGAAGCAGAAGTTCAATCCTGAGGATGCCATCACCGAAATCACCTCCCAGCCCACCACGCCGTATACGGAAATGAGCTTCGGCATGGGCACGGATGGCTACCCCGCCATCTCCATGACCCAGCACGCGGCGAACAAGTACTGCCAGTGGCTGAGCGCCCAGACCGGTCACTTCTACCGCCTGCCCACCGAAGAGGAATGGGAATACGCCGCCCGCGCCGGCACCACCACCGCCTACTACTGGGGTGATGACGCCTCCAAGGCGAAGGACCACGAGTGGTACTACGACAACGCCCCGAACTTCCAGTACGCGAAGGTCGGCCAGAAGGGACCCAATCCCTGGGGCCTCCACGACATCCTGGGCAATGTGGCCGAGTGGACCATCGACCAGTATCAGCCGGACTATTACAAGAACCTCGCCGCTCTGGGTGACAAGGCCACAGGCTACTTCGTGCCCTCCACGAAGCCCTATCCCCACACCGCTCGCGGTGGTTCCTTTGATGATGATCCGGACAAGCTCCGCGCCGCCTTCCGCCGCGCCTCGCATCCGGACTGGAAGCAGCAGGACCCGCAACTTCCCAAGAGCATCTGGTACCTGACCGACGCCAAGTTCCTCGGCTTCCGCCTCGTCCGCCCGCTGGAGATCCCCACGGCTGAAGAGATGTACAAGTACTGGAACAACGGGGTGGAGAAGGAATAG
- a CDS encoding glycine zipper domain-containing protein translates to MKLPARLAAVGSLAAASLLSSCVYPYPYVGPNEARGSVIGAATGAIAGGIIGNQSCSGLEGALIGGALGSLAGAAIGNAQDNSFYGPPPPPGYYYGPRPVPRLYGGYSYYGGPGCYNSCPPRYYARRYGCW, encoded by the coding sequence ATGAAACTCCCTGCTCGCCTTGCTGCCGTTGGCTCCCTGGCTGCGGCGTCTCTTCTCTCCTCCTGTGTTTACCCGTATCCGTACGTCGGCCCCAATGAAGCCCGCGGCTCCGTGATTGGCGCTGCCACCGGTGCCATTGCCGGGGGCATCATCGGCAATCAAAGCTGCTCCGGACTGGAAGGCGCCCTCATCGGTGGTGCCCTTGGTTCGCTGGCCGGCGCGGCCATTGGGAACGCCCAGGACAACTCCTTCTACGGTCCTCCTCCTCCTCCCGGGTACTACTATGGCCCGCGCCCGGTGCCTCGTTTGTACGGAGGGTACAGCTACTACGGCGGCCCCGGTTGTTACAATTCCTGCCCGCCCCGTTACTATGCCCGTAGGTACGGTTGCTGGTGA